The following proteins come from a genomic window of Salminus brasiliensis chromosome 15, fSalBra1.hap2, whole genome shotgun sequence:
- the ltv1 gene encoding protein LTV1 homolog translates to MPHRKKKAFINKKNAVSFHLVHRSQKDPLAADEKAPQHVLLPASKVEVEKRREEQRQYGVFFDDDYDYLQHLREASQPAELVSTTRSVTFKDEEKEEEEEEEVMVIPAAAINLPSSVFASEFEEEVGLLNKAAPVSGPRLDMDPDIVAALDEDFDFDDPENMLDDDFVIQANDVMPRQGDMGDEGDDDEWEDTDESGDEDEQDYGSAGGLSDEDDEVGGSGRQFAFMDCETKSRFTEYSLTSSVMRRNEQLTLLDDRFEKFYEQFDDDEIGALDNAELEGYINPGSTRLDEVIQDYFKQKQKECQTPEQLGPAELPSVKEEDEDGDEEQEMETVVIEEPPTEKWDCETIISTYSNLYNHPKLIEDPRKPKQILVSNKTGIPLDVLPKKGLTARQVERMERINDSDLPRVSTQPRSREESTEDRKLRKQAIKEERKERRMEKKANKVAFKQEKLMQEKQMVGLRANVQGMKLS, encoded by the exons ATG CCTCACCGGAAGAAGAAGGCCTTCATAAACAAGAAGAACGCTGTGTCGTTTCATCTGGTTCACAGAAGTCAGAAGGATCCGCTAGCAGCTGACGAGAAAGCGCCTCAGCATGTCCTCCTACCAGCCTCCAAG gtggaggtggagaagAGAAGGGAGGAGCAGAGGCAGTATGGTGTGTTCTTCGACGACGACTACGATTACCTGCAGCACCTCAGAGAGGCGTCCCAGCCCGCAGAGCTGGTCTCCACCACGCGATCTGTGACCTTTAAAgatgaggagaaagaagaagaagaggaggaggaggtcatGGTTATACCT GCGGCCGCTATCAATCTGCCCTCATCTGTGTTTGCCTCAGAATTCGAGGAGGAAGTGGGTTTGTTAAACAAAGCAGCTCCTGTATCAG GACCCAGGCTGGATATGGACCCAGACATTGTGGCTGCGCTGGATGAAGACTTTGACTTTGATGACCCTGAGAACATGCTGGATGATGACTTCGTCATTCAAGCCAATGATGTCATGCCAAGGCAGGGTGACATGGG tgatgaaggtgatgatgatgagtgGGAGGACACGGATGAGAGTGGAGACGAGGACGAGCAGGACTACGGCTCAGCAGGTGGCCTGTCGGACGAGGATGACGAGGTTGGAGGCAGCGGGCGACAGTTTGCCTTCATGGACTGCGAGACGAAGAGTCGCTTCACGGAGTACTCCCTCACCTCCTCCGTCATGAGGAGGAACGAACAGCTCACGCTGCTCGACGACCGCTTCGAAAAG tTCTATGAGCagtttgatgatgatgagatCGGCGCTCTGGATAATGCAGAGCTGGAGGGATACATCAACCCTGGCAGCACAAGACTGGATGAGGTCATCCAGGACTACTtcaagcagaagcagaaaga GTGCCAGACGCCAGAGCAGCTGGGTCCGGCTGAGCTGCCCTCAGTgaaggaggaagatgaggatggTGATGAAGAGCAGGAAATGGAAACCGTGGTTATTGAGGAGCCGCCTACTGAGAAATGGGACTGCGAAACTATCATCA gcACGTACTCCAATCTCTACAATCATCCAAAGCTGATAGAAGACCCACGTAAG CCCAAGCAGATCCTTGTGTCCAACAAGACCGGCATTCCTCTGGACGTTCTGCCTAAGAAGGGGCTGACAGCCAGACAGGTGGAGCGGATGGAGAGAATAAACGACTCTGATCTACCCAGAGTGTCCACACAGCCCCGCTCGCGAGAGGAGAGCACTGAGGACCGCAAGCTCAGAAAACAAGCCATTAAAGAAGAGAGGAAG GAGCGGCGTATGGAGAAGAAAGCGAATAAGGTGGCGTTTAAGCAGGAGAAGCTGATGCAGGAGAAACAGATGGTTGGTCTGCGGGCTAATGTCCAGGGCATGAAGCTATCATAG